A window of the Lagenorhynchus albirostris chromosome 1, mLagAlb1.1, whole genome shotgun sequence genome harbors these coding sequences:
- the PIGH gene encoding phosphatidylinositol N-acetylglucosaminyltransferase subunit H isoform X2, translated as MEDEQSFSDICGGRLALQRRFYSPSCLEFCLSCPRITLRSLTAVTCSVWLAAYGLFTLCENSMILSAAIFITLLGLLGYLHFVKIDHETLLIIDSLGIQMTSSYASGKESTTFIEMGQVNDVVINEAIYMQKVIYYLCILLKDPMEPHGISQVVPLFQSAKPRLDCLIEVYRSCQDILAHQKATSTSP; from the exons ATGGAGGACGAGCAGAGCTTCTCAGATATTTGTGGCGGCCGCCTGGCCCTGCAGCGCCGCTTCTACTCCCCTTCCTGCCTGGAGTTCTGCCTCAGCTGCCCTCGGATCACCCTGCGTTCGCTCACCGCTGTCACCTGCAGCGTGTGGCTAGCGGCCTACGGACTCTTCACACTCTGCGAG AACAGCATGATCCTCTCTGCTGCCATCTTCATCACTCTCTTAGGCCTGCTTGGTTACCTCCATTTTGTGAAGATTGATCACGAGACTCTGTTAATCATTGATTCCCTTGGCATCCAGATGACCTCATCCTACGCCTCAGGCAAAGAAAGCACCACCTTCATTGAGATGGGCCAGGTGAACGATGTTGTCATTAATGAGGCTATTTACATG CAGAAGGTGATTTACTACCTCTGCATTTTATTGAAGGATCCAATGGAACCACATGGGATATCCCAAGTAGTACCTCTCTTCCAG AGTGCCAAGCCCCGGCTGGACTGCTTGATTGAAGTGTACAGAAGCTGCCAGGACATCCTGGCACACCAGAAAGCCACATCAACGAGCCCGTGA
- the PIGH gene encoding phosphatidylinositol N-acetylglucosaminyltransferase subunit H isoform X1 codes for MEDEQSFSDICGGRLALQRRFYSPSCLEFCLSCPRITLRSLTAVTCSVWLAAYGLFTLCENSMILSAAIFITLLGLLGYLHFVKIDHETLLIIDSLGIQMTSSYASGKESTTFIEMGQVNDVVINEAIYMQKVIYYLCILLKDPMEPHGISQVVPLFQSAKPRLDCLIEVYRSCQDILAHQKATSTSPEGGDKIISASNRRSHSGMGAYWHRQEDKSEQDHDPASRIGHCDYVQSFVHTRYPVKKSSI; via the exons ATGGAGGACGAGCAGAGCTTCTCAGATATTTGTGGCGGCCGCCTGGCCCTGCAGCGCCGCTTCTACTCCCCTTCCTGCCTGGAGTTCTGCCTCAGCTGCCCTCGGATCACCCTGCGTTCGCTCACCGCTGTCACCTGCAGCGTGTGGCTAGCGGCCTACGGACTCTTCACACTCTGCGAG AACAGCATGATCCTCTCTGCTGCCATCTTCATCACTCTCTTAGGCCTGCTTGGTTACCTCCATTTTGTGAAGATTGATCACGAGACTCTGTTAATCATTGATTCCCTTGGCATCCAGATGACCTCATCCTACGCCTCAGGCAAAGAAAGCACCACCTTCATTGAGATGGGCCAGGTGAACGATGTTGTCATTAATGAGGCTATTTACATG CAGAAGGTGATTTACTACCTCTGCATTTTATTGAAGGATCCAATGGAACCACATGGGATATCCCAAGTAGTACCTCTCTTCCAG AGTGCCAAGCCCCGGCTGGACTGCTTGATTGAAGTGTACAGAAGCTGCCAGGACATCCTGGCACACCAGAAAGCCACATCAACGAGCCC gGAGGGTGGAGACAAGATCATCTCTGCATCCAACAGAAGGTCTCACTCGGGGATGGGGGCATATTGGCATCGTCAGGAAGACAAAAG TGAACAGGATCATGATCCAGCTTCGAGGATAGGACACTGTGATTACGTACAAAGTTTCGTGCACACCAGATACCCAGTGAAGAAAAGTTCCATCTGA
- the PIGH gene encoding phosphatidylinositol N-acetylglucosaminyltransferase subunit H isoform X3: MEDEQSFSDICGGRLALQRRFYSPSCLEFCLSCPRITLRSLTAVTCSVWLAAYGLFTLCENSMILSAAIFITLLGLLGYLHFVKIDHETLLIIDSLGIQMTSSYASGKESTTFIEMGQVNDVVINEAIYMKVIYYLCILLKDPMEPHGISQVVPLFQSAKPRLDCLIEVYRSCQDILAHQKATSTSP, encoded by the exons ATGGAGGACGAGCAGAGCTTCTCAGATATTTGTGGCGGCCGCCTGGCCCTGCAGCGCCGCTTCTACTCCCCTTCCTGCCTGGAGTTCTGCCTCAGCTGCCCTCGGATCACCCTGCGTTCGCTCACCGCTGTCACCTGCAGCGTGTGGCTAGCGGCCTACGGACTCTTCACACTCTGCGAG AACAGCATGATCCTCTCTGCTGCCATCTTCATCACTCTCTTAGGCCTGCTTGGTTACCTCCATTTTGTGAAGATTGATCACGAGACTCTGTTAATCATTGATTCCCTTGGCATCCAGATGACCTCATCCTACGCCTCAGGCAAAGAAAGCACCACCTTCATTGAGATGGGCCAGGTGAACGATGTTGTCATTAATGAGGCTATTTACATG AAGGTGATTTACTACCTCTGCATTTTATTGAAGGATCCAATGGAACCACATGGGATATCCCAAGTAGTACCTCTCTTCCAG AGTGCCAAGCCCCGGCTGGACTGCTTGATTGAAGTGTACAGAAGCTGCCAGGACATCCTGGCACACCAGAAAGCCACATCAACGAGCCCGTGA